TATCGTACTAATTACAATAATACTTTGTGGGTTTCAATACTATGGCGGTTGACCATGTATGCAAATGAGTAGAGAATTGGGGGTACGTAATTTAGTGGAGGATTAACCACCAATATCATCGCCACAAAACTTTGGTTACTATCCAGTTTGTATCTCGTTGGTTGGTTGTTGGTTTATATAATGATAGTATTGTTGTAATTGTGTTATTTAAGATCAAAAGTATATACGAAGAGTAAACAAGCTTTGTAATTCAGTCCCGAGTCTTCAAAAATACAAAAGTATTACAGTTTACGATGGACGGGATTTACTTCATCAATTAATCTGTAAAAGAGGTCTATTCTATCGTACGTTATCATATGATTAGTTGATTACTTAGGTATAAAAATATTGCCTaggttttcaaaaagaaaaacactaaATATATCACTGAAGTTTAATTCTAACATACATCTAGGTGAGGGTTCAATTTAACTACactttttcattttaacaaaGTCACTAAATTTACCCTATTTGATTCTCTCCTATAATTGTACTTTTTAATTCTGATACTTAAGTCGATATACAGTTTTGGTACgttaattctaatttttaatattcagttctaaaaaataaatgaagattTGGCAAGAATGTCACATGATTATTATCTGtaagaaatgacaaaggaaaaaaatgtataaactagttaaacataaataaataataagaactttgaagccattttttattttaatataaaataacatttatgtattttttttctcttttttatatcaATAGAAATGAATGCTATGCTACATcatatccttaaaatatttcCATTAATCATTGGATAAACTTTTAAATGAAATacaattttatgaaaactaAAGAGTAAGactataaattaaaactttacTTTATTAGGACCTCGAAGAtagaaaaaaggcaaatttaaATGAGCTAGGCAGCCGTCTACCCCCATTTAAGGTTGCTTCTAACATTCACTATCCAGGATCGTGAAAACTGAAAAGTAGTGTTATCAGAGGATTCAGGAGCTTGCAAATTAGgaattatataaaatagatCGCTCAATGAAGCAGCACCTCCAGTCTCACAATTACTTACTCTGCACATAACAATGTAAACCAACATCACCAGCATATGGTACATGAACATCTTATTTAGCAAATTGTAACAAAGTATATTTGTTAAACCATGATTTAGTCAGAAAACATTGTAACCCAAAACATTAATGTTCAGCAGAAATTCCGTACATGCACACACACCAGAATACTTGTAGAAAGCAGTCCTAATGGTGATGATCCTGAACATAACGAAGGCCACAATATTTGCAAACAGCTGGCTCGGGCAAGTCAAGGCATATAAATTCAATCGGGTGTCCAAGGGCAGGATCGGTATCTGAAACCACCGACAGCAACATCCAGATTAGTTATACtcctaaattatttataaaatgtatGACTGGAAACTATATAAGGTTTGTATCTCCCCTAAATCCTGTTCATGTTCGAAGAGAACAGAATTTCGAAAAGCTGTACCTCCTTCACAAGCAACTATCCTGCTTTCAACCTTAATTGGAGGAACTTCATTAATCAGCTCCATCGGAGATTTCTTGCTTGTATCCTATTACAACAGTAGAAACAAGAACTTAAGTTTCACATCTTCCTAAGAACAATTCTGTGAGCAGGAATTCGTTAAGATTCCAGTCCATGAAACCAACTCCTATAGCCTAAACTTGCTAACAAAGTACATAAAGTTGAAGCCACTGAAAAGAAAGTACCTAGCCACTGTCCTCTTTATTTTAGATTAAGGAGGACAAAAGCACAAAACCAACTAAATAGTCAGAAACACAGCAGGGAAAGGCATCCAAATAGGGGTAggcaagaaaaaaacaatattcaatTCAGTTCTTTAGCAATGAAGCTGTTCAATTTAATTATCTACAGTTGAACAAACTGTACCcagttaattattaaaaagatatCTATTAAAGATGAAGAATCCAAATTTTTAACACCTCTCTTCATCTCGTTACAAGAAGTTTCTACTCAGTACATCAATGGATCAAAGCTGGGTTGACCTAGATATCATTCAATGGAACAAACTTTTAACTCTTCTCTCCATTCCCCCTCAAAGCTGATACTGCCAGTCTGCGGTGTTCATCTGTTTGAATTGACTGCCACTTGGCTAAATTATTTGAAGTTATTGCCATAATCGAACCATTTGAAGTCACTTTTGTTGCTGATCAACAGTTCAAAGTTTCCATTATGAACCCTTGCATTTTTGTTGAATCAAGCTGGGTTGTCATTTATATATCATTGTGCTCTTGAGTCATATTGCATTCACATCGTTGAAATTGATCCCCACTATTCAACCCTGTTCATTCATTTAGTCTTAAAAAAGGAACACGTCAATTGTATTTTTATGATTGTATAAAGTTAATGGCTGCATTCTTTCAGATTTTTATTACTGAAGTTGTGTTTTGCGCTTTTGCTGCATTTTAATTGTTGTTCAAATTCAATCTATCACGTACTCTTGAGAAAGTGATTGTATCAAGTTTTATAGgttgaaccaaaccaaaataAACTGAAACTGTTTGTCTTCAAACTGAAGTACTGAACCCAATTGTTTTTCCAGATATTTTCAATTTGGTTTCtgttttttcatcaaaaatGCACCATGCTAACCCTTGGGAGTGTAATCCATTTCCTAATTCCTAAACAAGAAAACCTACAATAATTCCCAGTTGGCACTACAGATCCCTTCCCTCTACGTTATGTTCAAACTTTACCACCCACTTCTTGCTTCTTCAACTTTTCCTCCCTCAGAATGCATATTTACTTAGCAACCCTCTCGCACAGCAAAAAGCAATTCACTAGATTCTTTTATCACATTCTCCCACCAGATGCATACATGATCTTTAATTCTCTAATTCCAGACAGGCGTTGATAAGGCACAAGAGAAATTTATATAGTGGATATCCACGATATGCCAGCCAGAAAAACCTAACACAATAATAATGAAAGTAAAAGAGGATTCGCCAGCGTCTAAAAATGAATAATCCTTGCCAATGATAACGTCCGTCAACATTTCACAAATCTAATTTCCAATAAATAATCCTAATTTGATTCCAGAGCTACTTTAATCAAACACAATATGTTTTGAAATGACATAAGATGATAATCGGGAAGAAATGTATGTACCTGCATCCACTTGGCGGTGTGGTTGCTGATTTGAGGGGTAACGAGGCTGAAACTTCTGGTGGTCGTCGTGTTCCTCGATGAGGAAAATCTCAGGAGGAGGCTCTTCAACACACTCGACGCCATCTCCCAAACCCTAAATTCAATCGATTATCAGATCGGTGAATCACTCGGGAAATGAAGGAATCGTTCGTTCtgaattgaaagttgaaacccaCACCCTCCTCCGTGCGCAAAACGACACAAACTAGATGAAAGGTCGGGCCAACTCTCACCATTCAATTGGGCTGGCCCATCAAATGGATTTATTGAATTCTAGGCTTTAGGACTTTCTAAAGTCCTCGTATGTGATCATTCAAGTATAGGATAGCTCTTTAGGATTTCTTGAATTCTGAACAAACCTTAGTACTTCCTAGAATCTTGAGATATAAATACATtgaaatcatttaataaaaaatattctaaaatctAAACATTTTGAGATGTtatgttattaaataaataaatgagaataggagcattattatcttgtttaatttaaatatatttttaactattagaaATGTGATGAATTTTAATTCTagtcttttgaaaaaatattggatttgatttttgtaaatttatttatttttaagtagttTCTATTATAACTTAATAGTAATGTGGCATAAATATACTACATCAACgactatttttaaataatacataatataatatatttggaTATATGTCAAttcatcaataaatattaacaagaatgatttgtaaaaatttataaatacaaaaaactgaaaaaaacgAAAACTAAATTTCGATATATTTATAGAAACTATAaagaaatgataattatttttttctggtCCTCAGAAGAATGGCAGGAAGTTTTGCCCAACCTAGTTCTCAATGATTAGGATCATGCCACGTCTCTGTATGATTGGCGTAACCAAAAATAATAGTCAACGGCTATTTTCCTTCTATTATGGTGGGAAAAAAATTTACTCAACTGCTGTTTTCTTAAATTATGGTGGGATCAAATACTATAACACAAATATTGGGtgtatagtttaaaaataaatgagcaTATTgccatttttttctataatatttGCGTAGGTGGCTTGCACGCAACATGCATGCTGCTCGGTCATGGCTACGTCGATCTATTATTGACAATACTTGTAAAGTATATAAATCAAAAGGTCAACGTAGCGACACCACAGGCAGGCCTTAGCAAAACTATTGTTTCACAGCATAAATAGTTAAATGCACTTCGTACAATTTGTATCTGGCATTGATTCTTCCTGAGTGCTAAACTTTGTTACATAGAGAAAGGAGTGGATGCCTCCAAGGAGTGAGAgtttcaaaatttgaaccacTTTAGATAAACTTTTCAGCGAGTATTTATAAGATGATTGAAATTTCTTTCCTAAATtcaaatcaacttatgcacttcTTTAACAAGAGAGTTTTTGGAAAAGTTGAATTGCATATATGGTGCATgggttaatttaatttattttttgcctCCTTAATTCAATTTACTTGTTTGTTGAAAAGCTTATTCAAACATTTTTCATTCTATGCTTTAATATGCTCACACTCACATTTTGATTTATCCCTGTTTGCAGCCATCAAAATGTTGTAACCATAGATGTCCACGCTGCCTAATATCTGCTCAATTCATCTGGTCATCGTTATCTCGATGTAAGGTAGCAAAGCAAAGGGTTTGAATTTCTCCAACTTCCTTTTCCattttaaattgtttgaaaaaaaaacaaaaagggaaagTAAACTAAACTTGTTTGTTTTGCCCCCAAAATAAGGTCAGTTGAGGAATTCAAAAAAGCCATGTAGAGAATGCTCATAATGTCCCCTATATGTTCATCACAGAAGTTGGCAAGTTTCTAGTCCTTAATTAAAGGGGCCGCCATAAAGTATCAAAATATGAGATTACCTctgttggtaaatatttgtgttttaatttaaaatttataaatatatattaattctattttataaaataatatttattttagattttcttaagattttgttttaatgagtcaactagtttgttatgtttgttgtgacaactgtaggttggttttccaacggtcatatttctaacggtcatattttgttgttgcaaaatgcctatatatatctctttcctCTTTTCTAGAAATGACAGACTGAGAGCTCTAGTTTTTTTCTGCCAaaaatttatctctttctttttcctatacaaaacttaatttttgtgagagcaagagcattggtgttcTTAAGGTTCGGGGATCTtttcgctgcacacgatcggaaccaacgggttgtcgtatcttgggagaggagcgcaatcaaattttcttacccgtgcagtggggcgttttctctctaaggatagcgtttacgcgcttcaacccaggctatttaattctttcccttaatttaatttttccttgtgcttattgtatgcTATAATGTATTAttcatgtgttgtcaattaaatttaatttgctactgctattttgttatttaattcaagactgtgcatcttcttcatatttattttccttcattttggttttatttttccaacagTCTTAGAGAGAAAAGTTAGTTATCACTTTCTCTCTTGCATAGTCTTTTCTGCAGTAGCATTTTATTTTGCCAAAATATATGTCATGAATATGATTGACTCCCCTTTAGTAAGTCtgaaaaattaatggatgaaaACACAATGTATTAtgctttattaaaaatgttttattatattatttcatttccttaaattttacattagtgagagattattgaaaaatattttcttataatttgaaatttaaaatatattttctttattaatgatggttttgaagagaaaatgcttttagaattagtttatgtGAAAAACTAAAAGCATACTTCTAATTTCATTCCTATATGATTAGAAAACTATCTTTTACTTGGTCAAATGATCCTGTGAACACAAGTCTTTAAAATTAGGAcatttgttgtttggtttttaatttttattgtttaatgttattatttctaCTGCAAGTATTTTGTTGTTACATGTTGACTGATTGTCTCTTTATTTATAACTCATTGATAAAAGATAAGCCTGTGAAAatataacacacaaaaataataaaataaacactttggtgaaactttatattttgCATGTCGTATTCTTAAAAGAGTACcttataaacaaaagaaaaatctttatgagctatggagaaaaagagaacTAAATCCgaaatatcttaaagtgtgggGGTGTCTAGTAAAGGTTAATAtccctattaataagaaaaggaaaattaaaaaaaaaatattaattatattttgttggatattttttacataatactaCTTATAGATTCTTAGTTATTAATTCAGAAGTATCTGAAATTTCTAATGGTACTATTATGGAGTCTAGAGATGtgactttctttgaaaatattttttcttgaaaaataaattgttaaatctttgtatggtttgaaacaagctccaaagcattgacacaaaagtttgattaagttattcttttgtatgattttcaaattaatgatagtgataaatgtgtgtatgtgaaacaatttgatgataatggatgcgtcattttatgtttgtatctggatgacatattgatatttggtagtaatatgaatttcataaatgatgtaaattttttcttgtttagaaattttggtatgaaagaccttggttgtgtagatgtgattttgggtattaagcttataaagaaaaatgatgacaTGACTTTTACCCAATCTTAGTATGTTGAAAAGCTattgaagaagtttaattattttgatgcgAAACATGCTTTTACTCCTTATGACTCTTATCCATCAAGTTAAAGAAAATTTGAGTAAAGGaatttcttcacataaatattctcaaagTATCGTTTCTTTGTTGCATTTGACAAACTTCTCTAGGCCTGTCTAATATTGCACATGCAGTTGGTAAATTGGAAAGTAATTGAGGGATTTGGTGATACAAAATTGAAGTTCtgattttgatgaaataaaattgacGAGTGATTATGTCTTTGCTTTAGCTAGTTGTGTAGTATCATGATAATCTActagacaaattattatttcatatgaaagcaaaaattattgctttaaatactgctactagtgaggctgaatttcttaaaaatgtattatgtgATTTGTCATTGTTAAATAAGCCTATACCTCCAATTCCaatgcattgtgatagtcaaattgctatatctaaagtgacaagcaaaattttaatgaaaaaagaagacacttaagagtgagacataagtttataagaaatttgatttctcatggtgtcatttctcttgactttgtcaggtcagTAAATAATATTGTGGATCCGCTTACAAAAAGATTGACATGTCAACAAGTATTTGAGTCGTCGAGGGGAATGAGATTAAAgcccattatttagttacaacaatggacacccgtctccgtgtgattggtgatcccatgaatggagttcaacgggtaacaacgaaattgtttgttgactaaagtacaccaaaatgaaatttaGCGGAGTTGTCcgtttctcattcctatgacgaggtgtattataaattgtggcaatattaaggttgaggtatttatatatgtgtatttttggtaaaaaaaaaaaatacctcttaatgaatccgatgacaattattgtaggggtgggggtcacaacccactctttgaggattcacctagtgagtgtggtggtggggccgccactgtgagatatgggctaatctctaagtgacactcacgaaacaagatacaagcgcaaggccgtgtaacgcgctaccactgattagaacctaattgaacgccaatattgtaggggttgtgtactaaagtccggttaaagaatatgtagttcaagacaatcaagtcactacatttttctcggatggaagttcataaacactaggtataaggctcaaacccggaaggttccttataccgaaatacaatatcacatgctctttctcttatgtttttatacaaattatcttttagaaaatatattttaaaattttaaattatgtgggggaatgttggtaaatatttgtgttttaatttaaaatttataaatatatattaattctattttataaaataatatttactttagattttcttaagattttgttttaatgagtcaactagtttgttatgtttgttgtgacaactgtaggttggttttccaacggtcatatttctaacggtcatattttgttgttgcaaaatgcctatatatatctctttcctCTTTTCTAGAAATGACAGACTGAGAGCTCTAGTTTCTTTCTGCCAaaaatttatctctttctttttcctatacaaaacttaatttttgtgagagtaagagcattggtgttcataaggttcggggatcctttcgctgcacacgatcggaaccaacgggttgtcgtatctggggagaggagcgcaatcaaattttcttacccgtgcagtgggggcgttttctctctaaggatagcgtttacgtgcttcaacccaggctatttaattctttcccttaatttaattttcccttgtgcttattgtatgcTATAATGTATTATTCATGTGTTgtcaattgaatttaatttgctactgctattttgttatttgattcaagactgtgcatcttcttcatatttattttccttcattttggttttatttttccaacaaCCTCATCATATActaatttaagtatttaacacCCTCTAAAGTCTAAACCTACATTTTGTATGATTTCACTCGGTAAACAAGTCGAATGTTTTGCAAATGAACAACAGGACGGGTGAAAAATCCTGATTTTGTTGACCAGTTGCAGAAATATGCAAGAATGAGGATCATTTGATTGTGTTAAAAAATCTTTAGCCTTCAATTCtctaaaacaacaacaaatattcTAGATGTATGATAATGGATCACAATTTCAGGCATGCAACAGTGAAACGAGCCTCCGTTGATCTGCTTGATtcagtaagttttttttttttaactaatctcAATTTATCAACCTGATTCACGGTACTTTTTTACTACATGCACATAACATAACATATAATGTTAATGTTGTGAACACAGGGATTTAAGAATATTGTTAACATGGGGGGGAGGCTACCCTGCGTGGGTGGATGCTGGATTTGCCGGAAACAAGCCAGGAGAAGAGCTTAAAACTAGTTGCATGTTCCGTCCTAGTATCACTGCTCTGCCGTAGCGTAGCATCTTACTGGCTGTTCTTTCCTTCTCcaattttatgaataaagaGCCCAATGTGATTTTAATAAGAGAATGTTGAAACAGTTTGTAACTTTCTTTGTATAATCAAGGGGTCTAGTTCAATTGGTTGTGCACAATGcgtgagttattataaattcttgTATCTATTTATCTTTAACTCCTACGGATAAGAAAAATTTcctttgtataaaataaaaatcggTACTTATGATGGAGATGACCTCTGAATTTTCATCTCATGCctgaaaacaagacaactcgTTGTAGCACACCCAGATAGAAAAACGAGTCATTACCTACAACGTTTTCTAGCTTCGAAGGAAATAATAATACATTAGCGAGTTTTAACTTGGTTAAGCATTAAAacgaattattatttatatcttATTGCACTATGCCTTGTGGAATTGCAAGTTTGAGGATGTTAGTGagtttctttttgtattttctttcatACATTTATGTCATTCGGCTGACAAGTTTGAGTATGCTAGTTGATTCGTTAGGCCTAAGCAATCCATCATAAGAGTCCagcaagtaaaaataataattcatcaGTGTGTCTTCTTGCCCTCTTATAGTCCAGAAGGTTTAGCCTTTTCGAAGTATGTATTAAGAGGGCGCTGCTTAATTTTTATAGGTGCAGAAAGCTTTAGCCTATCGGCAAATGCGATGGCGAACGTTTGGAGATATGGCGTCCAACCAACCATCCTAAATCCCTAATGGTAATGAACATTCAAACTGCATTTTGGTTACTTCTCAGTCTTCATTCAAAGAAGCTATTCACATTTCAGTGTGTTTGGTTTCTCATTGGGTGTTATCTTATGCGCATCGTATTGAAGTAAAATAAACTAGCTTCCACGTAACAGAAATGCCCATGTTCATTGAGATACCAAACACAGTCTGTTGAACGTGATTTTCTACGTTGAAAACGTGTCCAAACCAATTGCAATCCCCGCAAAAAACAATAACCTTGGAATTAAAcacattaagttttttttttttgctgacgaTTAGACACATCAAGTAAACCTTATCAAAGAGAATCAATTCTCTCGTGTTAAATTTCCCCCAACAAAATCCTATTCAGGTTTTGTACGTCTCACATGATGGACATTAAAAAACCCTCAGTTAATGTTGATAAACACAATTTGAAAATAACCATCATGTATATAAGAATATACATTACCCTTATTTAgtacatgtgttttttttttctgttaataTAAACTCAAAAAGACGTTTTATCCAAACATACATCAAGAGACACTTCTccatttacatatataaaaacacttgcaaattgaaaacggaacaCCTTATAACATGATTTGTATACACAATAAATCTTTTTCATCCAATAAGCATTCCTAATAACTAAGGCATTCTCcgttaattttattcttaaatgaaTTTTGAGTTACTCTTAATAAAACCGCCACAACATAGACATGAATACGCTTCTAGATGCACCCatttaaataagaaacaaaaatcaattattttgttaatttccttctaaaacgGTATCATGCGTAATACGTAAAATTTCCATCAAAGTTATTTTGAAATAGCAAAAGTACCCTAGTAAATgctacaaaacaaacaagaagCATTAGTCCAGATACCTACTAAGCTGGAAAACTGTACACTATAAATCGGTGACTTCCAAGATTAATCCTATGCTGCTGGATTCCGTATTTCCGTTCCATGATCTATGGACTATTACAAACCGATTTCTCTCACTACAGAGGGGGGGAAAGGTTACAGTGAAAATATGtgggaaaacaaaaaagaaaaattaaggtAGTAAATGAAGGATGATAGGCAAAGAATGTGCCGAAGTCTACCCCTAACAAAGAGGACATAGCAGTCTGCTTCTAACCTAGAGAATGACTTGGCTGTACTGATGAATAACTATTATGACGGTCTATCAACTGCAGCAAAT
The nucleotide sequence above comes from Glycine soja cultivar W05 chromosome 11, ASM419377v2, whole genome shotgun sequence. Encoded proteins:
- the LOC114377660 gene encoding NADH dehydrogenase [ubiquinone] iron-sulfur protein 6, mitochondrial-like translates to MASSVLKSLLLRFSSSRNTTTTRSFSLVTPQISNHTAKWMQDTSKKSPMELINEVPPIKVESRIVACEGDTDPALGHPIEFICLDLPEPAVCKYCGLRYVQDHHH